From one Paenibacillus sp. FSL K6-1330 genomic stretch:
- a CDS encoding response regulator transcription factor → MKTFTILYIEDDQEIGSWSKDFLIGQGYEVIWKSSGHDAEAAMEHCDLVILDIMLPGLDGFTVGQRLKRINPAVPILMLTARTAIEDKLTGLSFADDYMTKPFHPDELAARIQVLLRRSVTAEPEQLLIRHLSIDRKGNRVWNSETGEEIVLTGKQFHIFMYFLDHLNHILTQKQIYEAVWGEPHLNGDKTLNVHIRHLREKIELDSGSPQIIETIRGVGYRVRS, encoded by the coding sequence ATGAAGACATTTACCATCTTGTACATTGAAGACGATCAGGAAATCGGTTCCTGGTCCAAGGATTTTTTAATCGGTCAAGGCTATGAAGTGATATGGAAGAGCTCAGGCCATGATGCGGAAGCAGCAATGGAACATTGCGATCTCGTCATTTTGGACATTATGCTTCCGGGTCTGGACGGATTCACGGTCGGTCAGCGGCTAAAACGAATCAATCCCGCCGTACCCATCCTGATGCTTACGGCCAGAACCGCAATCGAGGATAAGCTTACTGGCTTGTCTTTTGCTGATGATTATATGACCAAGCCGTTTCATCCGGATGAGTTGGCTGCCCGGATTCAAGTCCTCCTCAGGCGTTCTGTCACCGCGGAGCCGGAACAGCTTCTGATCCGGCATTTAAGCATCGACCGAAAAGGAAACCGTGTATGGAATTCCGAAACCGGGGAAGAGATTGTGCTTACAGGTAAGCAGTTCCATATATTCATGTATTTCCTGGACCACCTGAATCACATATTGACCCAGAAGCAGATTTATGAAGCCGTTTGGGGTGAACCGCATCTGAACGGAGATAAAACGTTGAACGTACATATCCGTCATCTGCGCGAGAAGATCGAGTTGGATTCCGGCTCCCCCCAAATTATCGAGACGATCCGCGGTGTAGGATACCGGGTGCGATCATGA
- a CDS encoding carbohydrate ABC transporter permease encodes MRVVYILKKSILTFVMGVIALILISPIVITFTNSLMTELEIQINYGLIGQMNEVIPGRDSSFANLKLIPDKVSFAQYGKVFIDNPKYLTMFWNSVFMVMPIIVGQTLVAALAAYAFSKLKFRGRDSMFLVYVMTMLMPFQVTLVPNYIMVDKLGMLNSTGAIIAPGIFAAFGVFMLRQFMLDIPYAYIEAAKIDGAGHLRIFMTMIVPMIKPGLAALVILLFVDYWNMVEQPLIFLDDPFKQPLSVFLSRINDSERGIAFAASMLYMAPMVMLFLYAESYFIEGIQLSGVKG; translated from the coding sequence GTGCGAGTAGTCTACATATTGAAAAAAAGTATATTAACATTCGTCATGGGTGTTATTGCGTTAATCCTAATATCACCAATTGTGATTACATTCACAAATTCATTGATGACAGAGCTGGAAATCCAGATCAATTATGGTCTCATCGGTCAAATGAATGAAGTGATCCCAGGTAGAGACAGCTCTTTCGCAAACCTGAAACTGATTCCGGATAAGGTATCTTTTGCACAGTATGGGAAGGTGTTCATTGATAACCCGAAGTATTTGACGATGTTCTGGAATTCCGTGTTTATGGTGATGCCGATCATTGTGGGTCAGACTCTCGTAGCAGCGTTGGCTGCTTATGCATTCTCCAAGCTGAAATTCCGCGGCCGGGATTCGATGTTTTTGGTATATGTCATGACGATGCTTATGCCATTCCAAGTTACTCTGGTACCCAACTATATTATGGTTGATAAGCTTGGCATGCTGAATAGTACAGGCGCCATCATTGCTCCTGGCATTTTCGCTGCTTTTGGCGTGTTTATGCTCAGACAGTTCATGCTGGACATTCCCTATGCCTACATCGAAGCTGCCAAAATAGACGGTGCCGGACACTTGCGGATCTTTATGACGATGATTGTTCCGATGATCAAGCCAGGATTGGCCGCACTTGTGATCTTGCTGTTCGTTGATTATTGGAACATGGTGGAACAGCCGCTTATCTTTTTGGACGACCCGTTTAAGCAGCCGTTATCCGTTTTTTTATCCAGGATTAATGATAGCGAGCGGGGGATTGCCTTTGCTGCATCCATGCTCTATATGGCCCCGATGGTGATGTTATTTCTGTACGCCGAGTCGTATTTCATCGAGGGAATCCAATTGTCAGGTGTTAAGGGTTAA
- a CDS encoding DUF421 domain-containing protein, producing the protein MDFYQSQESLTTVEWILRGVVSFVFLLLAAKLMGQRSISQLRFLDFILALTLGNIIAHPLSDEELGLKGSMITTIVLVVLYIIATWLSLKWPFFKHYLDPSPITLVKNGLIQFHNLSKARISIDFLFSELRKEKVEDIQKVALAVWEPGGTISVFMDTPYQPVTPADMRLETGPFTISRPIIIDGKVDMSLLQEMGKDLAWLHSKIAPANTNIHDVMLATVENENVRVFSEPKK; encoded by the coding sequence TTGGATTTTTACCAAAGTCAAGAATCGCTGACAACCGTGGAATGGATCTTAAGAGGGGTTGTTAGCTTCGTTTTTTTACTTCTTGCAGCCAAATTAATGGGGCAGCGTTCCATTTCTCAATTGAGATTCCTCGATTTCATTTTGGCTTTAACGCTCGGCAATATTATTGCTCATCCGCTTTCAGATGAAGAATTGGGATTAAAGGGATCTATGATCACGACGATCGTTCTCGTCGTTTTATACATTATAGCGACGTGGTTGAGCCTGAAGTGGCCGTTCTTCAAACACTATCTTGATCCATCCCCCATCACACTCGTTAAAAATGGACTCATCCAGTTTCATAACTTATCTAAGGCCAGAATCTCTATTGATTTTTTATTTTCTGAGCTAAGAAAGGAAAAAGTAGAGGATATACAAAAGGTAGCCCTTGCCGTATGGGAACCGGGTGGAACCATATCGGTTTTTATGGACACCCCATACCAACCGGTTACTCCGGCAGATATGAGATTAGAGACGGGGCCGTTTACGATCTCAAGGCCGATCATCATAGATGGAAAAGTCGATATGTCGCTTCTTCAGGAAATGGGTAAGGATTTGGCTTGGCTTCATTCAAAAATAGCACCCGCTAATACGAATATCCACGATGTAATGCTTGCAACCGTTGAGAACGAGAACGTGCGAGTTTTTTCTGAACCCAAGAAGTAG
- a CDS encoding biotin/lipoyl-binding protein, with protein sequence MELGKGLADQRRKRILQFVFMGFMGMLLLFTLFSNTLQSLTLPKVTTEQPKQGGIVLSIEGSGILQPIAEAKLSSSNDWKVQQIHVKEGERVKKGQKLIAYDNPTARQEIELEVTNLEKQRIEQQNLQDQFIQSSIEEDELKLRSAKREIEKGKLDIATQERKINEMKERLAKDQILTAPFDGIITKLNAVEGLASAGEPDVIVSNSSQGYRFDVGADAKRLSSIGISVGERIEVEVHTDKEQQASVIEGIIEEITNAEPMIEGATEGAETVTVPQKMIRIKLINAKLKGGEQARINIEKSSLDQGLLVSNEAIHQDREGMYVFVVEEQPGALGNVFVARKVNIKFSERNDKETMIQTDSIYEQDKIILKSSEPLQDGNRVRLE encoded by the coding sequence ATGGAGCTTGGAAAAGGGTTAGCTGACCAAAGACGAAAGCGAATCCTTCAATTCGTGTTCATGGGTTTTATGGGGATGCTGCTGCTGTTTACCTTGTTTAGTAACACGCTACAGTCGTTGACCTTGCCCAAGGTGACCACGGAACAGCCGAAACAGGGAGGCATTGTGCTATCGATTGAGGGAAGCGGAATACTTCAGCCGATCGCCGAAGCTAAGCTATCCAGTTCAAACGACTGGAAAGTTCAGCAGATTCACGTAAAAGAAGGTGAACGTGTGAAGAAGGGACAGAAGCTTATCGCTTATGACAACCCAACGGCAAGACAAGAAATCGAACTTGAAGTAACGAATCTGGAAAAGCAAAGAATTGAGCAGCAAAATCTTCAGGATCAATTTATTCAATCTTCTATTGAAGAGGATGAACTTAAGCTGCGCAGCGCAAAACGCGAAATTGAAAAAGGGAAACTTGATATTGCAACGCAGGAACGCAAGATCAACGAGATGAAAGAACGACTGGCAAAAGATCAGATACTTACCGCTCCCTTCGACGGTATTATTACGAAGCTGAATGCGGTAGAAGGACTGGCATCTGCGGGCGAGCCGGATGTCATTGTCTCGAATAGCAGTCAAGGCTATAGGTTTGACGTTGGTGCCGATGCAAAACGCTTGTCCAGCATTGGAATATCCGTTGGTGAGCGGATCGAGGTAGAGGTACACACAGATAAAGAGCAGCAAGCCAGTGTCATTGAAGGCATCATTGAAGAAATCACCAATGCGGAGCCGATGATTGAGGGGGCAACCGAAGGAGCGGAGACGGTAACCGTCCCTCAAAAGATGATTCGTATAAAACTCATCAACGCCAAGCTGAAGGGAGGTGAGCAGGCTCGGATTAACATCGAGAAAAGCTCTCTCGATCAAGGGCTGCTTGTTTCTAATGAAGCTATTCATCAGGACCGGGAAGGCATGTACGTTTTTGTAGTCGAAGAGCAGCCGGGTGCACTCGGTAATGTTTTTGTTGCTCGAAAAGTCAACATCAAGTTCAGCGAGCGGAATGACAAAGAAACGATGATCCAAACGGATAGCATCTATGAACAAGATAAGATCATTCTGAAAAGCAGCGAGCCTCTGCAGGATGGCAACCGGGTTCGCTTGGAATAG
- a CDS encoding sugar ABC transporter permease translates to MKKWLRKDASAAIFFLVPSGIGFALFYLIPFAMGVYYSFMSQSVDGHFAGLDNYVDLFGSASFRKAASNTFFFSAVSVPLMVMLSLGLAMLLHKNTYFQKWLRTAYVMPLVVPVASIIMIWQMLFDWNGSLNAWLNSFGYGRVDWMKTESARLVVIMVYLWKNIGYNVILFLAGLQQIPKDYYETARIEGAGRLRQFRSVTLVYLTSSMFFVVIMSIINSFKVFRETYLIAGDYPHDSIYMMQHYMNNMFVSLDIQKLTAAASLMFVCILLIVLMLFAIERRHRQYME, encoded by the coding sequence ATGAAAAAATGGCTCCGTAAGGATGCTTCGGCGGCCATATTCTTTCTCGTGCCCAGCGGTATTGGATTTGCACTCTTTTATCTTATTCCATTTGCCATGGGCGTGTACTATTCCTTTATGAGCCAATCGGTAGACGGCCATTTTGCGGGTCTCGATAATTACGTGGATCTGTTTGGGAGTGCTTCCTTCCGCAAGGCGGCATCCAACACGTTTTTCTTCAGCGCGGTCAGTGTTCCGCTTATGGTCATGCTGTCACTCGGGTTAGCGATGCTGCTCCATAAAAATACATATTTTCAAAAATGGCTTCGGACTGCTTACGTCATGCCGCTTGTTGTGCCCGTCGCCTCCATTATCATGATCTGGCAGATGCTATTTGATTGGAACGGCTCCCTGAACGCATGGCTGAACAGCTTTGGATATGGACGCGTGGACTGGATGAAGACGGAATCGGCACGATTGGTCGTGATCATGGTGTATCTATGGAAGAACATCGGTTACAACGTCATTTTATTCTTGGCCGGGCTGCAGCAAATTCCGAAGGACTACTACGAAACGGCCCGGATTGAAGGGGCTGGTCGTCTGCGGCAATTCCGAAGTGTTACGCTGGTCTATCTGACTTCTTCCATGTTCTTTGTCGTGATTATGTCCATTATTAACTCATTCAAAGTGTTCCGGGAAACGTATCTGATCGCAGGCGATTACCCCCATGACAGCATTTACATGATGCAGCACTATATGAATAATATGTTCGTATCACTCGACATTCAGAAGCTGACCGCTGCTGCATCCTTGATGTTTGTCTGTATTCTGTTGATCGTCCTGATGCTGTTTGCGATTGAGCGCCGACATCGGCAGTACATGGAATAG
- a CDS encoding HAMP domain-containing sensor histidine kinase, with the protein MRIRGSLMSKYLIFILTALLLWPIIPALFYLPGYMLSDHPVYRPEEITRMWQQEAANLDGAGRDRINTRLRELNEDYPHAEIFWVDPSGRTNGVGDLSEDIPEQWTYLDILSIRAQDRNQETLVLTSLIGNDPKQGFMVMRVPESHILNAEMSLSGNLPLIFLFLMICGCFFMLSWLFFIKLRKRLIRLQSAMTVNGLKEIPNEVTIMKDDEIGELEGSFNRMVKELKESQKREREEEELRKQFISTISHDLRTPLTVIRQHVHTVRKDPASSQGQVSLSVIEHKLDDISNLMDNLLSYTLLSAGKYPLHKQPFDIIEEVRNRVAQWYPVFEAKEFDVLVELPDQTLIWDADPLWFNRILDNVFQNVVRHAGAGRYIGIQMIERQKQQMLVISDKGPGSCSESPEKGAGIGLSIVSMMAREMDMQWELKSDANGSAFYIWKDSSCGVITNVTD; encoded by the coding sequence ATGAGGATCCGCGGCTCGTTAATGAGCAAATACCTGATCTTTATTTTGACCGCCTTACTGCTATGGCCGATTATTCCAGCCCTGTTTTATTTACCAGGTTATATGCTCAGCGATCATCCAGTATATCGGCCGGAAGAGATAACCCGCATGTGGCAACAGGAGGCAGCCAACCTGGATGGTGCAGGAAGGGATAGGATTAATACTAGACTGCGGGAGTTGAACGAGGACTATCCGCATGCTGAGATATTCTGGGTGGACCCATCAGGGAGGACGAACGGAGTCGGGGACCTCTCAGAGGATATACCTGAGCAATGGACTTATCTGGATATTCTTTCGATTCGAGCGCAAGACCGTAATCAAGAAACGCTGGTCTTAACCTCTCTCATCGGAAACGATCCGAAGCAAGGTTTTATGGTGATGCGGGTCCCGGAATCCCATATCCTTAATGCAGAAATGTCGCTTTCGGGAAACTTGCCCCTAATCTTTCTGTTTTTAATGATCTGTGGATGCTTCTTTATGCTGTCATGGCTGTTCTTCATTAAGCTTCGCAAAAGACTGATCAGGCTTCAATCGGCAATGACCGTAAACGGATTGAAAGAAATTCCGAATGAAGTCACGATCATGAAGGACGACGAGATCGGAGAACTTGAAGGCTCGTTTAACCGGATGGTGAAGGAGCTCAAAGAAAGTCAAAAACGGGAGCGGGAGGAGGAGGAACTGCGTAAGCAATTCATTTCAACGATTTCCCACGATCTTCGAACCCCGCTGACTGTCATCCGACAGCATGTCCATACCGTTCGAAAAGACCCTGCTTCCTCCCAGGGACAGGTTTCACTTTCTGTCATCGAGCATAAGCTCGATGACATCAGTAATCTAATGGATAATCTGCTGTCATACACGCTATTATCGGCGGGGAAGTATCCGCTGCACAAGCAGCCATTTGATATTATAGAAGAGGTTCGGAATCGAGTGGCTCAGTGGTATCCGGTATTCGAGGCTAAGGAATTTGATGTCCTTGTCGAGCTTCCTGACCAGACATTAATTTGGGATGCGGACCCATTGTGGTTTAACCGGATCCTGGATAATGTGTTTCAGAACGTGGTACGTCATGCGGGAGCCGGTCGCTACATTGGCATTCAAATGATTGAGCGTCAGAAGCAGCAGATGCTGGTCATCAGCGATAAGGGGCCTGGATCCTGCAGCGAGTCACCTGAAAAAGGCGCAGGAATCGGGTTGTCCATTGTATCGATGATGGCCAGGGAGATGGATATGCAATGGGAATTGAAATCCGACGCAAACGGAAGTGCTTTTTATATTTGGAAGGATAGCAGTTGCGGTGTTATAACTAACGTGACAGATTAA
- a CDS encoding YqeG family HAD IIIA-type phosphatase, translating into MPIFKPSQIARSIYEINGERLQQAGIKGIILDWTNTLTTKKADSITDSMKSWLTNMQSRYGIKVIIVSNSKPPMGDHGQVHEIPALFEAGKPKKKAFLAALNMLGTRSNETAVIGNGIITDLWGGNRLGMYTIFISTSWAKPRILGAVKRLFVKVLRV; encoded by the coding sequence ATGCCTATTTTTAAACCATCGCAAATTGCGCGCTCGATTTATGAGATTAACGGAGAAAGACTCCAGCAGGCAGGTATTAAAGGGATAATCCTTGACTGGACCAATACATTAACGACCAAGAAAGCTGACTCCATAACTGATTCGATGAAATCTTGGCTGACTAACATGCAGTCGAGATATGGAATTAAGGTGATCATCGTTTCTAACAGCAAACCTCCAATGGGTGACCACGGACAAGTCCATGAAATTCCAGCTTTGTTCGAAGCCGGTAAACCGAAGAAAAAAGCGTTTTTAGCCGCATTGAATATGCTTGGAACCCGTAGTAACGAGACAGCCGTTATCGGAAACGGCATCATTACAGATTTATGGGGCGGAAACCGTCTGGGGATGTACACGATTTTTATATCTACTTCATGGGCGAAACCTCGGATTTTAGGGGCTGTAAAACGACTATTCGTAAAGGTACTTCGAGTATAA